A segment of the Campylobacter vulpis genome:
AAATCAAGTATGATTAGCTGATACTCCTTTAAAGCAAGCTTTGAAAGTCCAATGTAGGGCTCGTGAGCTATATCGACTTTCATATCAAATTGTTCTAAATACTCCGCCGTGATTTCAGCTAATTCCAAATCATCTTCTATCATAAGAATATTAGTCATCTTACTCCTTTGACGAAAATTCTATAATAAATTTCATAACAAAATACAAATGCTTATTTTAACACAAGCAAAGTTATCACACCTCCGCGATACACCCAAATTTTAATCCACGCATTTTTGGCTTGATTTTTTAAAGCATTTTGCAAATCTTTTAAGTCTTTTACCTCGCCTTGCCCTACTGCTATGATAATATCACCCTCTTTAAAACCTGCCTCTTTTGCCTTGCTTTTAGGCTTAACACTTTCAATCAAAACCCCATTTATCTCACTTGGCACACCAAGACGCGTTTTTAAATTTACATCTAAAGTTCTTAAATTTAAACCCTCAATTAAACTATCTTGCACGCCTTTAGTTTCACTTATTTCATCGCCTTTTAAAATGAAACTTACCTGATTTTCCTTGCCATCTCTTTCATAAAGAAGTGAAATTTTTTGATTTGGTTCAAGTGTGCCAATGTAATTTTTTAAATCATTTGGACTTTTGATGCTTTTATCATTAACCTTTAAGACCAAATCTCCCCTTTTAAGTCCCGCTTCATCAGCTGATGAACCTTTTTGAACATCGGTGATTAAAGCTCCCTCGCTATTTTTATACACTTTCTTACTATCGCCCTTTAAAGCCGTGATACTCACACCTAAAAAGCCTCTTTCTATCTTACCCTTTTCGATAAGCTTTTTTGCCACATCTTTAACCATATTAGAAGGTATGGCAAAACCTATGCCATTATTCCCCCCACCGCGTGATAAAATCGCTGAATTTATCCCTACTAAAGCTCCTCTCGTATCAACTAAAGCTCCACCTGAATTACCCGGATTAATCGAAGCGTCCGTTTGTATGAAATTTTCATACTGATTTAAGCCTATATTATCTTTATTAAGTGCTGAAATAATCCCACTTGTTACACTAAAGCCCACACCAAAAGGATTACCAAGAGCAAAAACAACATCACCCTCCAACAACTCGTCCGAATTTGAAAAACTCACCGCTGAAAGATTATTTGCTTCGATTTTAATAACCGCTAAATCCGTCTTAGGGTCTTTTCCTATCAATTTAGCCTTATATTCCACATCGCTTTGCGGCAAGGTTACACTTATACTATCGACATTTTCTACCACATGATTATTGGTAACGATATAACCATCTTTTGAAATAATCACACCAGAACCCACACTTGCAATCACTTCTTTTTCATTTTGCCCTCTTCTTTGAAAGGGGTCAAAACCGAAAAATTGCTTAAAATATGGATCGTCGAAAAAATCATCAAAAGGATTATTCATTCTAGTGATGGTTTTTGAGGTTGAAATATTAACAACAGATTTTTTCACCTCCTTAATAGAGTCTTGATAAGAAAGCAAAACGCCATTGGCAGGATTAACTCTTTCTATCTTAGAATCTGCTTCATTAAATTCTACATTTGCAGCACACAAAAAACTTGCTAAGGCAAGTGAAATAACAATTTTTTTCATTATAACTTCTCCATTTAGTAATTTAACTTGATAGTATAAAACTCAAACTTTAAAAAATTGTAAATGAAACCTTGAGTGTAAAAATATATTAAACTTGATTGACTAAGACTAAACTTTATGCTATAATCACGCTTTCAATTTTTAAGGAAAAATGATGAATAGTCTTTATGAAACACTTGGCATTAGTAAAAATGCGAGCAATGATGAAATTAAAAAAGCTTACAGACGCCTTGCTAGACAATATCACCCAGACATTAACAAGGAAAAAGGTGCGGAAGAAAAATTTAAAGAAATCAACGCCGCTTACGAAATTTTAAGTGATGAAAAAAAACGCGCTCAATATGATAGATACGGCGATTCTATGTTTGGAGGACAAAGTTTTAGTGATTTTTCTAGAAATTCTGGTGGTGTAGATTTAGATGAAATCTTAAAAAATCTATTTGGCGGAGGCTTCTCAGGTGGTGGAGGTTTTGGAGGTAGTAGCTTTGGGGGCGGAAATTTTGGTGGATTTGGAGGGGGTTTTGGTGGATTTTCTGGGGAAAATTTAGACCTAAATGCAAGCATTAGCATACCCTTTGAGATAGGAATCTTAGGCGGAGAGCATAGCATTAATTTTAATGGCGAAACCATCAAAATGAAAATTCCACACGGCATTAAAAATAATGATAAAATAAGAATTCGTGGTAAGGGTAAAAAACTAGGCTCTCAAGTGGGAGACTTAATCGTCAAAGTGAGTTTGGAAAAAAGTGAGCTTTATGAGCGTGATGAAGATGATTTAACAAGAAAGCTAGACATTAGCTTAAAAACAGCCCTTTTTGGTGGGAAAATTACCCTTCAAACGCCCAAAAAAGAGGTTAGCATCAAAATCCCTCCAAATTCTAAAAATGGACAAAAAATTCGCCTTAAGGGTTATGGGGTGCAAAATAGAAAGAGTGGAATTTTTGGAGATTTATATCTCGTTTTAAATGTGCTTTTGCCTAATATCGAAGATTTAGACTCTAAAGTGCGTCAAATTTTAGAAGAAAAACTATCTTAAAAAGGAGCAATAATGCAACATAATTACGATGAGCCTGTTTATCTTATAAGCGTGGTAGCAAAGGTTTTAAGCATACACCCACAAACACTTAGGCAGTATGAAAGAGAGGGACTAGTCGAGCCTAGTAGGACTGATGGCAAAATTAGACTTTATTCGCAACGCGATATTGATAGAATTAAGCTTATTTTAAGACTAACTCGTGATATGGGTGTAAATTTAGCCGGGGTTGATGTGATTTTAAAGCTTAAAAACCAACTGAGCGAATTTGAAGCCTTGATTGATGAACTTCGCTTAGAACTTGATAAAAGAGATAATAATGGCAAATCAAAAGCCGTAGTTAAGCATAAAAATAGCTTTGATTTAATTTTTTATGAGAAAAATTAATGGGCGATTTTTTAGAAATTTTTTTAATCACTTCAGGACTTGCCGTTCTTTTAAATGTCTTTTTTAAGAAATTTGAAATTCCTACCATTATAGGCTATATTTTAGTCGGCATCATCATTTCTTATGCTTATGGTTTTAGTGGCAGTGAAGAGCTTACGCACATCGCCGAATTTGGAATTGTTTTTTTAATGTTTACCATAGGGCTTGAGTTTTCTTTTACGCATTTAATGGCGATGAAAAAAGAAGTTTTTTTAAATGGCTCTTTGCAAGTAATAATTTGTGGCTTAGTGTGCTTTTTGCTTGTGTTAGGAATTTTAGGACTTGGTGGCGAGGTGGGCATTATCGTAGGCTTTGCCCTCGCACTCTCCTCCACAGCCGTAGTGCTTAAAATTTTAAATGATAGTGGCGACATTAAAGAGCAATATGGCAGAAAAACGCTAGGAATTTTAATATTCCAAGATATAGCCGTGATACCACTTTTGCTTCTTGTAGATATTTTTTCTTCAAATAATCAAAACATCACCCAACTCATACTTACTACACTCATTAGCGTTGTGATTTTACTTACCTTGCTTTATTTGATAGGAAAATATCTTATTGATAGAATTTTTCACTTTGTTATCCGTGCCTCATCAAATGAACTTTTCATTTTAACCATACTTTTTATTGTTATGGGGGCGAGTTTTTTAGCACATTATTTTGGCTTTTCTTACTCGCTTGGAGCTTTTATTGCCGGTGTTTTGATAGCAGAAACTAAATATAAGCATAAAATAGAAGCGGACTTAGTGCCATTTAGAGACCTACTTTTAGGACTTTTCTTTATCTCTGTGGGTATGCAGATTAATTTTAAAATCGTCTTTGAAAATTGGGATCTTATCTTACTTTTAACCTTACTCGTTGGACTCTTAAAATTTGGCGTTATTTTTGGAATTTTGGTAATTTATAACAAAAAACGAGTTGCCATTAAAACAGCTTTTAGTATAGCTCAAATAGGCGAATTTGCTTTAGCGGTTTTTTCTCTTTTGCAGGTAAAAAATATGCTTGATGGTCAAACCGCTCAAATTCTCATTGTCGTCTCTATCATTACGATGATTTTAACGCCTTTTGTTTTAAATAATATTAGACGCATTTCAAACGCCGTTGAAGACATTATACAAACGCAAGAAGTAACGCAACCACAAGCTGTTAATTCTACGCTTAAAAATCATATAGTTATTTTTGGTTATGGAATCATCGGTCAAGAGGTTGTGCAAAAGATTAAAAATAGCGGTGTGCCTTATTTGGTTTTAGAAAATGATTTAAATTTAGTCAAACTTGGATTAAGTCGGGGTGAAAATGTTTATTTTGCTAATGCCGCACAAGAAGAAACACTTAAAATAGCCAACATTAAAGAATGTGCGGTTGCCATCATCACTATTTTTAACGAAGCACGGCTAGCAATGCTCCAGCAAGCCTTAGAAAGTTATGGCGAGGTTGATATTGTGATTTATACAAATAATAGCTCCAAAAAACTCTTTTATTCTAAAATAGACAAAAATGTCGAAATTGTGCAAACAGAACGGGTGTTAGCAAGAGCTTTAATTAGTGCTGCACTTGAAAAACGCATTAGCAAAAATGCTTAAGGTAAAATATGGCTTTTGACAAAGAAAAAAGTTTAAGGGTTAAATACCTAAGAAATTTGGAAAAATTTGCCAATGCTGCGATAAATTCGCTTAAAAAAGAAAATTTTGATACGCAAAAATTCCAAGAAAGAATGCTTAAAAATTCTAAATTTTTTAAAGAAAACGAAGCGGTATTTCTCAATTCAAGCTATGCGAAAAATTTGGAGAGCTTTGTTAATACTTGTTTGGATTTTAGTCGCTCAAAAGAAGACTTACTAAGCCTTGCAAACGCTCTTGATAAACAAAAAAAGCAAGGTGGCAAAAAAGAAAAGCATAAAAATTATTTAAAGGATTTTTGATGATTAATGTATTTTTCGATATGGACGGCACTTTAATTGATAGTGCAAATGCCATTAGTGCGGCAGTAAATGAAATAAGAGCAGAATTAAAACTAAGCCCAATGAAGCGTGAGGATATAATGCGTATTATCAATACCCCACAAATAGACTGGGCAAAAGAACTTTACGAAATCAAAAATTTCAATCATTCAAGCTTTAAAGAGGGCTTTGAAAAATACTTCATCAAGCATTATCAGCAAAGTGTTGTGCTATTTGAGGGCATTAAAGAAATTTTGGATTTTTTAAAAGAACAAAAGTGCTACCTAGCCATAGCCACAAATGCTCCACAAAGCTCACTTACGCAGATTTTAAACAAGCATAATATTTTACCTTATTTTGATAAAGTTTTAGGCGTGAGTGTAGGGATAGAACCTAAACCAAGCCCGATGATGCTTAATTTGTTAAAAGAGGAAGCACCCTATCAAACAAGCCTTTTTATAGGCGATAGTGCTAAAGATAAAGAAGCCGCGCAAAACGCTAAGATTCCCTATTATCACGCTAAATGGTATGAAAAAGAATTAAAAGAAAACGAATTTGGCAACTCCAAAGAATTGCTAGTTTTTTTAAAAAACCATTTGTAAAGAAAAGTTACAATAATGCAAAATTTTCGAAAAGAGTGCATAATGAAAGAGTTATTAATTGAAATCCTCACAGAGGAACTTCCCGCCATTCCTTTCCTTAAAGAACTTCCTAATATCAAAGGAAAATGGGAGAAACTTTTAAAAGAATACCACCTAGAAGCCGAATTTGAATTTTACTACACACCACGCCGTTTAGTTTTTTTTCACCCTCATTTTAAAACCAAGCAAGATAATAACCTTGTCGAATTTATAGGAGCGCCAAAAAATGTCGCTTATAAAGACGGGAAATTAAGCCCAGCTGGACTTAGCTTTATCCAAAAAGTAGGTATTGATGAGAGTGAAATTAGCTTTAAAGAGATTAAGGGTAAGGAAGTTTTATATTATCAAAAAGAACTTGAGGGTAAGGCGAGTAGCGAAATTTTGGGTGAGATGATTGAAAACTTCTTAAAAAGTCTTCATTTTGGTAAAAGTATGCGTTGGGGAGCGTATCAATTTGAATTTATCCGTGCGATTCGCAATATTGCTTGCGTTTTGGGTGAGGACTTAGTCAAATTTCAAAGCTATGGAGTGCAAAGCTCTAAACAAACTTTCGTGCATAGAAGTGTGAGTTATGAGGCTTTTGCCTTTAAAAATGCTAAAGAATACTTTGAGCTTTTGGAAGAAAATTTTGTCATTTTAGACCCTGAAAAAAGAAAAGAAAAAATCATAGAAAGCTTTAAACTCATCGAAACAAAAGAAAATTTAAACATAGCACAAGATGAGGAGCTTTTAGAAGAAGTCGTTGCTATCACAGAATACCCAAACGCCCTACTCGGTAGCTTTGAAAGCGAATTTTTAGAAATTCCTAGCGAGGTCATCATCACTTCAATGCGTGAAAATCAACGCTACTTTGCTACCTTTGACGAAAAGGGACTTAGTAATCATTTCATAGTGGTTAGCAATGCCGTTTGTAAAGATTATTCTAAAATCATACAGGGTAATGAAAGGGTGCTTCGAGCAAGGCTAAGCGATGCGATGTTTTTCTATAAAAATGATTTGCAAAAGGGCTTAGAGCCTGAAAAATTAAGCAAAATGATTTATCTTGACTCACTTGGCACGGTAATGGATAAGGTTGAAAGGGAAAAAACTTTAGCGTTGCTTTTATGCAAGTTTTTAAATAATAGCAAACAAGAAGCCATTTTGCAAGCTGTGCATTTTTCTAAAGCCGATTTAGCCACGCAAATGGTCTATGAATTTACAAATTTACAAGGCATTATAGGGTCTTATTATGCGGAGAAAATGGGTCTTAGTTATGAAGTTTCTTTAGCCATAAAAGAGCAGTATTTACCAGAGCAAGGTGCTCTGCCAAGCAGTGAATTTTCAAGCATTATCGCCCTTGCGTATAAATTTGACACTTTGCTTTCTCTTTTTTCTATCGGTAAAATTCCAAGCGGCACGAAAGACCCTTACGCGTTAAGAAGGGCGGCAAATGGGGTTTTAAAAATCTTACTTCATCTAGGTAAAAAATTTGATTTAAACGCCTTTTTAAAAGAGGCTAGTGGGGCTTATAAAAGCTTTGATTTAAATTTGCTTTATGATTTTATTTTAGAGCGAATTTATATTTTTTATGAGGCTAATCCCTCTTTCATCAAAGCAGTTTTAAGCACGAAAAATAGCGACCTTATCCACATAGACTCTGCCATAAAAGCCCTCATAGAATTAAGCAAAAAAGCAAATTTTAACGAAAATTTTTCCACCTTTAAACGTCTAGCTAATATCGCCACAAAAAGCGAAAATATAGTTAATGAAAGTCTGTTTGAAAATGAATCTGAAAATAAACTTTATCTCGCTTTTAACGAAAGTCTAAAAGTGCAAAATCTTAAGCAAAAATTAGAAAGTCTTTTTGCCCTAAAGCCTTTCATTGATGAATTTTTTGAAAATGTGATGATTAATAGTGAAAATGAGAAACTTAAAAAGAACCGACAAGCCCTTGTTTTCACTATCTATAACGAATTTTTAAAAATTGCCGACATTAAAGAATTAAGCCTATGAAAAAGCTCTTTTTTTTAGCATTTTTCACGCTTTTTGCTTTTGCAAATACGAATTTAGAGCTTGTCAAAGGACAGGCTTTATTTTTAGAATTTGAAAAAGAAAATTTAAAAGAATTAAAAATAAAAGATAAAAATTTGCCTTTTTTTACTCACCCAAAAAATAAAAATAAAATCCTAGCCATTTTTTCTTTACCCTACAAAAACCCACCGCAAATTACACAAATCAAGGCAAATTATAAAGATAATACTAGCAAAATTTTTCACATCAAAACCCTAGAGGGTAATTATAAAAGTGAAAAAATCACCGTCCAAACCCAAAAAATCTTTCCCCCGCAAAAAGTGCAAAAACGCATACAAGATGAGCTAAAAGAAGCGAATGGCATTTATGCAAAATCAACTCCTCAAGCTTTGTTTAATGGCGCTTTTATAAAGCCACTTGATAGCTTTATCACAAGTGATTTTGGTAAGGCTAGAATTTTTAACGAACAAGTGGCAAGCTATCACAGCGGCACGGACTTTAGAGCTGCCATAGGCACAAAAATTAAAGCTGCAAATTCGGGCATCGTAAGACTGGCTAAGGATCGTTATTATGCTGGGCTTTCTGTCATTATAGATCACGGATATGGCATTTATTCGCAGTATTATCATCTTTCAAAATTAAGCGTTAGGGTGGGCGAAAAAGTCGAAAAAGGGCAAGTCATAGGACTTAGTGGAGCAAGTGGCAGGGTGAGTGGTCCGCATTTGCATTTTGGAATTTTTGCAGGAGGGAAACAAATCGATCCTTTAGATTTTATGCAAAAATTTAACGCCCTTTTCTAATGCTCTTTAGTGAATTTTTTCAAAAATGGCTTCACGAAACTTACTATAAAAACGCCGTTTTTGTCGGTAGAAAGGGCGATTTTTACACTGCTGTGAGTGTGGGAGAGCTTTTTGGCTCTTTATTGGCAAAGCATTTTTTAAGCCTCATTGATAAAAAAATTCTAACACTCCCCTTACAAGTGGTTGAAATAGGTGCAAATGAAGGCTATTTAAGTTGCGACTTTTTAAGTGCTTTAGTGAAATTTCGTCCCAGCATTTTTGAAAAGCTAGAATTTTACATCATAGAACCTCACGAAAAATTACAAATCCTACAAAAACAAATCTTGCAAGATGTGGAATTTACACACAAAAAGACACTAAAAGATTGTCATTTTACAAATGCCTTTATCTTTTGCAATGAGCTATATGATAGCTTTGCTTGTGAATTGATAGATAATGATAAAATGGCTTTTGTAAAGGATTTTAAACTCATTTTTAAGCCCCTAACTCCCGCTCTTAAAAAACAATGTGAACTTTTAAAATTACAAAAAGGCGAATTTAGTCCCTATTTATCAAGCTTTTTTGAGGATTTAAACGCAGCTTGCGAGCGTTTTGTTTTTGCTGGGTTTGATTATGGAGGATTTTTACCGCAAAAATTTAGTTTAAGAATTTATCAAAATCATCAGCTTTATGACCCTTTTGAAGTGGATTTAAAAGCATTTTTTGCTAAAAGCGACTTAACCTATAATGTCAATTTTACGCACCTAAAATATCTCATCGAAAAACATCATTTTAAGCTTTTAAACTTTAAAAAACAAAGCCAAGCCTTGCTTGAATTTGGGCTTGAAAGCATTATAGAGCAAAGTGAAAATAAAGAAAAACTCCTCTCTCAAGCCAAGTATTTATTTTTTAATTT
Coding sequences within it:
- the htrA gene encoding serine protease HtrA translates to MKKIVISLALASFLCAANVEFNEADSKIERVNPANGVLLSYQDSIKEVKKSVVNISTSKTITRMNNPFDDFFDDPYFKQFFGFDPFQRRGQNEKEVIASVGSGVIISKDGYIVTNNHVVENVDSISVTLPQSDVEYKAKLIGKDPKTDLAVIKIEANNLSAVSFSNSDELLEGDVVFALGNPFGVGFSVTSGIISALNKDNIGLNQYENFIQTDASINPGNSGGALVDTRGALVGINSAILSRGGGNNGIGFAIPSNMVKDVAKKLIEKGKIERGFLGVSITALKGDSKKVYKNSEGALITDVQKGSSADEAGLKRGDLVLKVNDKSIKSPNDLKNYIGTLEPNQKISLLYERDGKENQVSFILKGDEISETKGVQDSLIEGLNLRTLDVNLKTRLGVPSEINGVLIESVKPKSKAKEAGFKEGDIIIAVGQGEVKDLKDLQNALKNQAKNAWIKIWVYRGGVITLLVLK
- a CDS encoding DnaJ C-terminal domain-containing protein, which gives rise to MNSLYETLGISKNASNDEIKKAYRRLARQYHPDINKEKGAEEKFKEINAAYEILSDEKKRAQYDRYGDSMFGGQSFSDFSRNSGGVDLDEILKNLFGGGFSGGGGFGGSSFGGGNFGGFGGGFGGFSGENLDLNASISIPFEIGILGGEHSINFNGETIKMKIPHGIKNNDKIRIRGKGKKLGSQVGDLIVKVSLEKSELYERDEDDLTRKLDISLKTALFGGKITLQTPKKEVSIKIPPNSKNGQKIRLKGYGVQNRKSGIFGDLYLVLNVLLPNIEDLDSKVRQILEEKLS
- a CDS encoding heat shock protein transcriptional repressor HspR; translation: MQHNYDEPVYLISVVAKVLSIHPQTLRQYEREGLVEPSRTDGKIRLYSQRDIDRIKLILRLTRDMGVNLAGVDVILKLKNQLSEFEALIDELRLELDKRDNNGKSKAVVKHKNSFDLIFYEKN
- a CDS encoding cation:proton antiporter: MGDFLEIFLITSGLAVLLNVFFKKFEIPTIIGYILVGIIISYAYGFSGSEELTHIAEFGIVFLMFTIGLEFSFTHLMAMKKEVFLNGSLQVIICGLVCFLLVLGILGLGGEVGIIVGFALALSSTAVVLKILNDSGDIKEQYGRKTLGILIFQDIAVIPLLLLVDIFSSNNQNITQLILTTLISVVILLTLLYLIGKYLIDRIFHFVIRASSNELFILTILFIVMGASFLAHYFGFSYSLGAFIAGVLIAETKYKHKIEADLVPFRDLLLGLFFISVGMQINFKIVFENWDLILLLTLLVGLLKFGVIFGILVIYNKKRVAIKTAFSIAQIGEFALAVFSLLQVKNMLDGQTAQILIVVSIITMILTPFVLNNIRRISNAVEDIIQTQEVTQPQAVNSTLKNHIVIFGYGIIGQEVVQKIKNSGVPYLVLENDLNLVKLGLSRGENVYFANAAQEETLKIANIKECAVAIITIFNEARLAMLQQALESYGEVDIVIYTNNSSKKLFYSKIDKNVEIVQTERVLARALISAALEKRISKNA
- a CDS encoding HAD family hydrolase, which gives rise to MINVFFDMDGTLIDSANAISAAVNEIRAELKLSPMKREDIMRIINTPQIDWAKELYEIKNFNHSSFKEGFEKYFIKHYQQSVVLFEGIKEILDFLKEQKCYLAIATNAPQSSLTQILNKHNILPYFDKVLGVSVGIEPKPSPMMLNLLKEEAPYQTSLFIGDSAKDKEAAQNAKIPYYHAKWYEKELKENEFGNSKELLVFLKNHL
- the glyS gene encoding glycine--tRNA ligase subunit beta codes for the protein MKELLIEILTEELPAIPFLKELPNIKGKWEKLLKEYHLEAEFEFYYTPRRLVFFHPHFKTKQDNNLVEFIGAPKNVAYKDGKLSPAGLSFIQKVGIDESEISFKEIKGKEVLYYQKELEGKASSEILGEMIENFLKSLHFGKSMRWGAYQFEFIRAIRNIACVLGEDLVKFQSYGVQSSKQTFVHRSVSYEAFAFKNAKEYFELLEENFVILDPEKRKEKIIESFKLIETKENLNIAQDEELLEEVVAITEYPNALLGSFESEFLEIPSEVIITSMRENQRYFATFDEKGLSNHFIVVSNAVCKDYSKIIQGNERVLRARLSDAMFFYKNDLQKGLEPEKLSKMIYLDSLGTVMDKVEREKTLALLLCKFLNNSKQEAILQAVHFSKADLATQMVYEFTNLQGIIGSYYAEKMGLSYEVSLAIKEQYLPEQGALPSSEFSSIIALAYKFDTLLSLFSIGKIPSGTKDPYALRRAANGVLKILLHLGKKFDLNAFLKEASGAYKSFDLNLLYDFILERIYIFYEANPSFIKAVLSTKNSDLIHIDSAIKALIELSKKANFNENFSTFKRLANIATKSENIVNESLFENESENKLYLAFNESLKVQNLKQKLESLFALKPFIDEFFENVMINSENEKLKKNRQALVFTIYNEFLKIADIKELSL
- the pgp3 gene encoding peptidoglycan metallopeptidase Pgp3; this encodes MKKLFFLAFFTLFAFANTNLELVKGQALFLEFEKENLKELKIKDKNLPFFTHPKNKNKILAIFSLPYKNPPQITQIKANYKDNTSKIFHIKTLEGNYKSEKITVQTQKIFPPQKVQKRIQDELKEANGIYAKSTPQALFNGAFIKPLDSFITSDFGKARIFNEQVASYHSGTDFRAAIGTKIKAANSGIVRLAKDRYYAGLSVIIDHGYGIYSQYYHLSKLSVRVGEKVEKGQVIGLSGASGRVSGPHLHFGIFAGGKQIDPLDFMQKFNALF
- a CDS encoding SAM-dependent methyltransferase; the protein is MLFSEFFQKWLHETYYKNAVFVGRKGDFYTAVSVGELFGSLLAKHFLSLIDKKILTLPLQVVEIGANEGYLSCDFLSALVKFRPSIFEKLEFYIIEPHEKLQILQKQILQDVEFTHKKTLKDCHFTNAFIFCNELYDSFACELIDNDKMAFVKDFKLIFKPLTPALKKQCELLKLQKGEFSPYLSSFFEDLNAACERFVFAGFDYGGFLPQKFSLRIYQNHQLYDPFEVDLKAFFAKSDLTYNVNFTHLKYLIEKHHFKLLNFKKQSQALLEFGLESIIEQSENKEKLLSQAKYLFFNFDAKFHFFEFQKSPL